A genomic window from Mesosutterella faecium includes:
- the mobA gene encoding molybdenum cofactor guanylyltransferase MobA, which produces MRIYGLILAGGRATRMGGVDKGLQLFRGRPLALNAFERLKPQTDEILLSANRSEEAYRRMLPAGTKILPDLRPDFAGPLAGLEAAMSCIPEGERKKAWLVTVPCDCPFFPENLVESLKESGTPAVAAAGGRLQPSFLWVPASFLPRLSAYLDSGERKLGLWARQAGCLEVNFPDAAAFQNCNSFEELSFAEALSAPSRKGSVSV; this is translated from the coding sequence ATGAGGATCTACGGGCTCATTCTCGCCGGAGGCCGGGCGACCAGGATGGGAGGGGTCGATAAGGGGCTGCAGCTTTTCCGCGGCCGCCCTCTGGCGCTCAACGCCTTTGAAAGGCTGAAGCCTCAGACGGACGAAATCCTCCTGAGCGCGAACCGCTCGGAAGAGGCTTACAGGAGGATGCTTCCTGCCGGTACAAAAATCCTGCCTGATCTCCGCCCGGACTTTGCCGGGCCGCTGGCGGGGCTCGAAGCGGCTATGTCCTGCATCCCGGAGGGCGAGAGGAAGAAGGCCTGGCTGGTCACAGTGCCCTGCGACTGTCCCTTTTTTCCCGAGAATCTGGTTGAAAGCCTAAAGGAGTCCGGAACTCCTGCCGTGGCTGCGGCCGGCGGTCGGCTGCAGCCTTCGTTTCTCTGGGTTCCGGCTTCTTTTTTGCCGCGGCTTTCGGCCTATCTGGATTCGGGTGAGCGCAAGCTGGGCCTTTGGGCCCGTCAGGCCGGGTGCCTCGAGGTGAATTTCCCCGATGCTGCGGCTTTTCAAAACTGCAACTCTTTTGAA